A region from the Penaeus monodon isolate SGIC_2016 chromosome 17, NSTDA_Pmon_1, whole genome shotgun sequence genome encodes:
- the LOC119583942 gene encoding uncharacterized protein LOC119583942, producing the protein MKVLLALFALVAVASAQTEAWCRCATFITHDHSEVMVFEAPEIPIDSCTEDAAKCKNACVNELNALSSNGDLWMMQESGITVGQSICTYLSDRFVLFVHNKSVYGYYEVCGGAWQYSSFQSQQKLCCNGGKHEHCVSK; encoded by the exons ATGAAAGTCCTCCTCGCACTCTTCGCTCTCGTGGCCGTCGCCAG TGCCCAGACTGAAGCCTGGTGCCGCTGCGCTACCTTCATCACCCACGATCACTCTGAAGTAATGGTGTTCGAAGCGCCCGAGATCCCCATCGACTCCTGCACAGAAGACGCCGCCAAGTGCAAGAACGCTTGTGTCAATGAG CTCAACGCCCTGTCCAGCAACGGCGACCTCTGGATGATGCAGGAGAGTGGCATTACCGTCGGCCAGAGCATCTGCACCTACCTCTCCGACCGCTTCGTCCTCTTCGTCCACAACAAGAGC GTGTATGGCTATTACGAAGTGTGTGGCGGAGCCTGGCAGTACTCAAGTTTCCAGTCCCAGCAGAAACTGTGCTGCAACGGAGGCAAGCACGAGCACTGCGTCAGCAAGTAA
- the LOC119583940 gene encoding uncharacterized protein LOC119583940, with translation MKVLALLLASLAAVSAQTEPWCRCAAFVTYEHSEIMVFEAPEVTIDSCTDDAKQCKNSCTKELNDFSNNGNLWLVQENGLTVGQNICTYMADHFFYFIHNHRVYGYFEVCGGAWEYTGVASQQLLCCNGGKHEHCISK, from the exons ATGAAGGTCCTCGCGCTTCTCTTGGCCTCCCTCGCCGCCGTCAG CGCCCAGACGGAGCCCTGGTGCCGCTGCGCCGCCTTCGTCACCTACGAGCACTCGGAGATCATGGTGTTCGAAGCACCCGAAGTCACCATCGACTCCTGCACAGACGACGCCAAGCAGTGCAAGAACTCCTGCACCAAAGAG CTCAACGATTTCAGCAACAACGGTAATCTGTGGCTCGTTCAGGAAAACGGCTTGACTGTTGGCCAGAACATCTGCACCTACATGGCCGACCATTTCTTCTACTTCATCCACAACCACAGG GTGTACGGCTACTTCGAGGTGTGCGGAGGCGCCTGGGAGTACACAGGAGTCGCGTCGCAGCAGCTGCTGTGTTGCAACGGAGGCAAGCACGAGCACTGCATCTCTAAGTAA